The Myotis daubentonii chromosome 9, mMyoDau2.1, whole genome shotgun sequence genome has a segment encoding these proteins:
- the LOC132240995 gene encoding parathyroid hormone-like, translating to MMSAKEMVKVMIVLFAIYVFAKSDGKPMIRRNVAEIRLMHDLRQLLINKARRDWLWSLLARVNMAGSIVPRDVSRRSLRKEDNVLFESHQKRLAEADKADVDAVTKVKSQ from the exons ATGATGTCTGCAAAAGAAATGGTTAAAGTAATGATCGTCCTGTTTGCAATTTATGTTTTCGCAAAATCAGATGGGAAACCCATGAT AAGGAGAAATGTGGCTGAAATACGGTTAATGCATGACCTGCGTCAACTTCTGATCAATAAGGCAAGGCGGGATTGGCTATGGAGTTTGTTGGCGAGAGTTAACATGGCAGGTTCTATAGTTCCCAGGGATGTTTCCAGGAGGTCTCTAAGAAAGGAAGACAATGTCCTGTTTGAGAGCCATCAAAAACGCCTTGCAGAAGCAGACAAAGCTGATGTGGACGCAGTAACTAAGGTTAAATCCCAGTGA